A single genomic interval of Lathyrus oleraceus cultivar Zhongwan6 chromosome 7, CAAS_Psat_ZW6_1.0, whole genome shotgun sequence harbors:
- the LOC127105944 gene encoding immune-associated nucleotide-binding protein 9: MGSYVDDDWEFASSPSKVTRTVVLVGRTGNGKSATGNSILGRKVFMSRAGLSGVTSSCEMQTSELSDGPIVNVIDTPGLFEFSAAGKSEFIGKEIVKCIKFAKDGIHAILVVLSVRTRFSEEEENALRSLQKLFGSKIVDYMIVVFTGGDELEDNEETLDGYLARECPEPLKEILSLCGNRRVLFDNKTKDKKKRFSQVQQLLEFVNSVVSHNGGRPYTDELFTELKKGAMKLEIQQKEVDSLEGYSDGQISELKKHMQQSYEAQLKQITEMIESKLMAATTKLEQQLAHEQAARLEAEKSAKVAQKKSDEEIKKLREHLEKAHEELRKRGDKGCAIL; encoded by the exons ATGGGAAGTTATGTTGATGATGATTGGGAGTTTGCTTCTTCCCCGTCCAAGGTTACTCGGACGGTGGTTTTGGTTGGACGCACCGGCAATGGAAAGAGTGCCACCGGTAATAGTATTCTTGGAAGAAAGGTCTTCATGTCGAGGGCAGGCTTATCCGGTGTCACGTCCTCTTGCGAAATGCAGACATCGGAGCTGAGTGATGGACCGATCGTCAATGTTATTGACACTCCAG GATTATTTGAATTTTCGGCTGCGGGTAAGTCTGAGTTTATTGGAAAAGAAATAGTCAAGTGTATTAAATTTGCTAAGGATGGTATCCATGCCATCCTTGTAGTGTTATCCGTTAGAACAAGATTTAGCGAGGAAGAAGAAAATGCTCTGAGAAGCTTGCAAAAATTATTTGGAAGCAAGATTGTTGATTACATGATTGTTGTCTTCACGGGAGGAGATGAATTAGAAGATAATGAGGAGACACTCGACGGATATTTAGCCCGCGAATGTCCGGAGCCTTTAAAG gaaaTACTTTCTTTGTGTGGGAATCGCCGTGTTCTCTTTGACAACAAGACTAAGGATAAAAAGAAGCGATTTAGTCAAGTTCAACAACTTCTCGAGTTTGTAAACTCGGTAGTATCGCATAATGGTGGACGTCCCTATACGGATGAACTATTTACCGAACTAAAG AAAGGAGCAATGAAACTTGAAATCCAGCAAAAAGAAGTTGATTCCTTAGAAGGATACTCAGACGGGCAAATCTCGGAGCTTAAGAAGCATATGCAACAATCATATGAGGCCCAATTAAAGCAAATTACTGAGATG ATTGAGTCAAAGTTGATGGCGGCAACTACAAAGCTTGAGCAACAATTGGCACATGAGCAAGCTGCAAGACTAGAAGCAGAAAAAAGTGCAAAGGTAGCTCAAAAGAAATCCGACGAAGAGATAAAAAAACTAAGAGAGCATCTTGAGAAGGCACACGAAGAACTCCGCAAACGCGGTGATAAAGGTTGTGCCATTCTATGA